The following are from one region of the Paenibacillus sabinae T27 genome:
- a CDS encoding N-acetylmuramoyl-L-alanine amidase → MNKHIHSFPGSGPDKWDRGNRSDKRSGFAALKRLAWLAAGMSVTILGLALSSYTVRADSYTAKVYATSLNVRSEPANGAAVKGSVKGGSLVTVTKEQHGWARISAGNMTGWVAGYYLKKAGGSVASGRTSATAPKTLAAGSGRSTATVTADSLRIRSGPGTGYEAVGSLKARDVVTVLSRRSGWLSIRTASGAAGWIAEPYVTAGSSASAAGLRPVNASRSASAGLRGKRIVVDPGHGGDDPGMIGTTFGTMEKDLNLQTALYLRDYLTAAGADVTMTRTRGDQRPSLSSRARLAPAVSADAFISVHYNSSPKKISGTLTFFYSESDDLMLARSIEHRLGDGIGLKSNGVSFGDYHILRENETPAALVELGFLTSPGDESLVRRTSYQKKAAKAIAKGIADYFSN, encoded by the coding sequence ATGAACAAGCATATACATAGTTTTCCCGGGTCCGGCCCGGACAAGTGGGACAGAGGCAATCGCTCCGATAAGCGCAGCGGGTTCGCTGCGCTGAAGCGGCTTGCCTGGCTGGCCGCCGGGATGTCCGTAACGATTCTCGGCCTCGCCCTGAGCTCGTACACGGTCCGGGCGGACAGCTACACCGCCAAGGTGTACGCTACCTCTCTGAATGTCCGCAGCGAACCGGCCAACGGAGCGGCGGTCAAAGGATCGGTCAAAGGCGGATCGCTCGTCACCGTGACCAAGGAGCAGCATGGCTGGGCCCGCATTTCAGCCGGAAATATGACCGGCTGGGTCGCCGGATATTACCTGAAGAAGGCTGGCGGTTCAGTGGCCTCCGGGCGGACATCCGCCACAGCGCCGAAGACGCTTGCGGCCGGCAGCGGCCGTTCCACGGCGACGGTTACGGCCGACTCGCTGCGCATCCGCAGCGGTCCCGGAACCGGCTATGAAGCCGTTGGATCGCTTAAAGCCCGCGATGTCGTGACCGTTCTCTCCCGCCGGTCCGGCTGGCTAAGCATACGGACCGCAAGCGGAGCCGCCGGCTGGATTGCGGAGCCGTACGTTACCGCCGGCTCATCGGCGTCCGCTGCCGGGCTACGCCCGGTAAACGCCAGCAGGTCAGCGTCGGCCGGCCTTCGCGGCAAGCGGATTGTCGTTGATCCGGGCCATGGCGGAGACGATCCGGGGATGATCGGCACGACCTTCGGCACGATGGAGAAGGACCTCAACCTGCAGACAGCGCTGTATCTACGGGATTACCTGACGGCGGCCGGCGCGGATGTGACCATGACGCGTACCCGGGGCGATCAGCGGCCTTCGCTGTCCAGCCGGGCGCGGCTGGCCCCGGCGGTCTCGGCGGACGCTTTTATCAGCGTGCATTACAATTCCTCCCCCAAAAAGATATCGGGCACGCTGACGTTCTTCTACTCTGAGTCCGATGACCTGATGCTGGCCCGCTCCATCGAGCATCGTCTGGGCGATGGCATCGGCCTGAAGAGCAACGGGGTATCCTTCGGCGATTATCACATTCTGAGGGAGAACGAAACGCCTGCGGCCCTGGTCGAACTGGGCTTCCTCACAAGCCCGGGCGATGAATCCCTCGTCCGCAGGACGTCGTACCAGAAAAAAGCGGCAAAGGCCATCGCGAAAGGCATTGCCGACTATTTTTCAAATTAG
- a CDS encoding NUDIX hydrolase, translating to MTTSKTVLVVSVSIFREDGKVLVIKENKPSIRDKWNFPSGRIEPGEAIPDAARREVKEETGYEIRLTSATGIYHFVSSLGDPVILFHFIGEITGGSLQLEENIGIDSRWAAVSEILEWNPSEWRDAGVILQIVNNLIAGNEYPVALYHPKLCGDGYYHLGDGL from the coding sequence ATGACCACATCCAAAACTGTACTGGTCGTCAGCGTCTCGATCTTTCGTGAGGACGGCAAGGTGCTGGTGATCAAGGAAAATAAACCGTCCATACGGGATAAGTGGAACTTTCCATCCGGCCGGATCGAACCGGGAGAAGCTATTCCGGACGCCGCGCGCCGGGAAGTGAAGGAGGAAACCGGGTACGAGATCAGACTTACATCGGCGACGGGGATCTATCATTTTGTCAGCAGCTTGGGCGATCCCGTCATTTTGTTTCATTTTATCGGGGAAATTACCGGCGGCTCGCTCCAACTGGAAGAAAACATTGGTATAGACAGCAGATGGGCCGCTGTATCGGAAATATTGGAATGGAACCCCAGTGAATGGCGGGACGCCGGAGTTATCTTACAAATCGTCAACAACCTTATAGCGGGCAACGAGTATCCAGTGGCTCTGTATCATCCGAAATTATGCGGGGATGGATACTATCACTTGGGGGACGGCTTATGA
- a CDS encoding aldo/keto reductase, with the protein MKYKLLGGTGLMVSEFCLGTMTFGGKNDPMSSVMGALDDRAAGLLVNEALESGINFFDTANVYGVGESEEILGRSLKGKRHEAVIATKVRFRMGPGPNDAGLSRGHIIRQAEESLKRLGTDYIDLYQIHGPDPLTDWEETLRALDDLVRSGKVRYIGCSNLQGWQMVKANGISRQLGLNAFQTTQSYYSLAGRDVEREILPVLQDQKMGLLVWSPLAGGFLSGKYTRDNQGGADDRRNKFDFPPVDREKGYVLIDVLQEIAKARETSVARIALAWLLNQPAVTSVIVGAKRPDQLRDNLGASGIVLNEEELSRLDQASRLQPEYPLWNPAVYIEDRYMNPQ; encoded by the coding sequence GTGAAATACAAACTGCTAGGCGGTACTGGTCTGATGGTGTCGGAATTCTGTTTGGGTACGATGACGTTCGGCGGCAAAAATGATCCAATGAGCTCGGTAATGGGAGCTCTGGATGATCGAGCGGCAGGTTTGCTTGTGAATGAAGCGCTTGAATCAGGGATTAATTTTTTTGATACCGCTAATGTATACGGCGTTGGAGAGTCGGAAGAGATTCTGGGACGTTCGCTCAAAGGCAAGCGGCATGAAGCGGTGATCGCGACCAAGGTAAGATTCCGGATGGGACCGGGTCCGAACGACGCAGGATTATCGAGAGGCCATATCATCCGGCAGGCGGAAGAAAGCCTGAAGCGTCTTGGTACAGATTATATCGACCTGTATCAGATTCACGGCCCTGACCCGCTTACGGACTGGGAAGAAACGTTGCGTGCGCTGGACGATCTCGTTCGCAGCGGCAAAGTAAGATATATCGGCTGCTCCAACCTGCAGGGCTGGCAGATGGTGAAGGCGAACGGCATTTCCCGGCAGTTGGGCCTTAATGCCTTCCAGACTACTCAATCGTATTATTCGCTCGCTGGACGCGACGTTGAACGGGAGATCCTCCCCGTGCTTCAGGATCAGAAGATGGGCCTCCTCGTGTGGAGTCCGTTGGCCGGCGGATTTCTGTCGGGCAAGTATACCCGGGACAATCAAGGCGGGGCGGATGACCGGCGCAACAAATTCGACTTCCCTCCGGTTGACCGGGAGAAGGGCTATGTCCTGATTGATGTCTTGCAGGAAATCGCAAAGGCGCGGGAAACCTCGGTTGCCCGTATCGCGCTGGCCTGGCTGCTGAATCAACCGGCCGTCACGAGCGTGATTGTCGGCGCCAAGCGGCCCGATCAGCTTCGGGATAATCTTGGAGCTTCCGGTATTGTTTTGAATGAGGAGGAGCTGTCCCGTCTGGATCAAGCCAGCCGCCTGCAGCCGGAGTATCCTCTATGGAACCCTGCCGTTTATATCGAAGACCGTTATATGAATCCGCAATAA
- a CDS encoding LLM class flavin-dependent oxidoreductase, translating to MTNPNHEPVLPESSFEFGVYTLGDIVADPVSGQTVSQHRRLQDIVAAAKLADEAGLDVFGVGEHHRLDFAVSSVPVVLAAISQVTSRIKLSSTTMVLGTLDPVRLFEDFATLDLLSDGRAEIMAGRGAFTESFPLFGYDLNDYQQLFAENLNLLQQLGDQEIANWKGTFRPPLKDAEISPRPLQAKLPLWIGVGGTPASAERAGQLGSGMAIAILSGSPERFRHLADLYRQAGAAAGHPQKNLKVAVTSHGYVAKTSGQALDDFYPYYLNYLNGFMARPGKEFRFTREDFEVYTRPDEALAVGSPQQIIEKILYQHELFGHTRFMAQMDVGGMPFSKVASAIELLASEVAPVVRREIARKNGTS from the coding sequence ATGACCAATCCCAACCATGAACCGGTGCTGCCCGAAAGCAGCTTTGAATTCGGGGTGTATACGCTCGGAGATATCGTCGCCGATCCCGTATCGGGACAAACCGTAAGCCAGCACCGCCGCCTTCAGGATATTGTAGCCGCCGCCAAGCTGGCGGACGAGGCCGGACTCGACGTGTTCGGCGTAGGGGAGCATCACCGGCTGGATTTTGCCGTCTCCTCGGTCCCCGTCGTGCTTGCCGCAATTTCGCAGGTAACGAGCCGGATCAAGCTGTCCAGCACAACCATGGTCCTCGGCACCCTCGATCCGGTGCGGCTGTTCGAGGATTTCGCCACCCTGGACCTGCTGTCGGACGGGCGCGCCGAAATTATGGCCGGACGCGGTGCATTTACCGAATCCTTTCCTCTATTCGGCTATGACCTGAACGACTATCAGCAGCTGTTCGCGGAGAACCTCAATCTCCTTCAGCAGCTTGGCGACCAGGAGATCGCGAACTGGAAGGGCACCTTCCGCCCGCCGCTGAAGGACGCCGAAATTTCGCCCCGTCCCCTGCAGGCGAAGCTTCCGCTCTGGATCGGCGTCGGCGGCACGCCGGCCAGTGCGGAAAGAGCCGGACAGCTTGGATCCGGTATGGCGATCGCCATCCTTTCCGGCAGCCCGGAGCGGTTCCGGCATCTGGCTGACCTGTACCGCCAGGCGGGAGCCGCAGCCGGCCATCCGCAGAAGAATCTCAAGGTAGCCGTCACCAGTCACGGATATGTCGCCAAGACCTCGGGGCAGGCGCTTGACGATTTTTACCCATATTATCTCAACTATCTGAACGGCTTCATGGCCCGGCCCGGAAAGGAGTTCCGGTTCACACGCGAGGATTTCGAAGTGTACACGCGGCCTGATGAAGCGCTGGCAGTTGGAAGTCCGCAGCAGATCATCGAGAAAATTCTTTACCAGCATGAGCTGTTCGGACATACCCGCTTTATGGCCCAAATGGATGTCGGCGGCATGCCATTTTCCAAAGTCGCCTCCGCCATCGAGCTCCTTGCGTCGGAAGTCGCGCCTGTTGTCCGCCGGGAAATCGCCCGCAAGAACGGTACATCCTGA
- a CDS encoding NADH:flavin oxidoreductase/NADH oxidase produces the protein MIDLFTPYKIKGLELKNRIVLPPMCQYSVTNKDGIANEWHHTHYVSRAVGGTGLIIIEMADVEPDGRITDYDLGLWSDEQIPALARIVEDSHRYGAKVGIQIAHAGRKAQDAAIPVSSSPVPFDEQSKTPRELTTEEVKEMVEKFRLAARRAVQAGFDTIELHGAHGYLIHQFTSPLTNRREDEYGTDLTKFGREVIAAVKGEMPEDMPLILRISAQEYVEGGYGIKESLEFSKAFKEAGVDIFHISAGGEGPITAAGRPGTHAAYQVPLARAIKEGLDVPVIAVGRLDDPALANAVVGNEDADLIAVGRGMLKNPYWPLAAAAELRKETEIPRQYERGFAI, from the coding sequence TTGATCGATTTATTTACTCCGTACAAAATTAAAGGACTTGAGCTCAAGAACCGGATTGTTCTGCCACCGATGTGCCAGTATTCGGTAACGAACAAAGACGGGATTGCTAATGAATGGCATCATACCCACTATGTCAGCCGGGCGGTTGGCGGGACGGGCCTCATTATTATCGAGATGGCCGATGTCGAGCCCGACGGCCGGATTACAGATTATGATCTCGGGCTGTGGTCTGATGAACAAATTCCGGCGCTTGCCCGCATAGTGGAGGACAGCCACCGGTATGGCGCAAAGGTCGGCATTCAAATTGCCCACGCTGGCCGCAAGGCTCAAGACGCGGCGATTCCCGTCTCCTCGTCGCCGGTTCCGTTCGATGAGCAGTCGAAGACGCCGCGCGAGCTGACGACTGAGGAAGTGAAAGAGATGGTAGAGAAGTTCCGGCTGGCGGCGCGCCGCGCGGTGCAGGCAGGCTTCGATACCATTGAGCTGCATGGCGCTCACGGATATTTGATCCACCAGTTCACCTCTCCGCTGACTAACCGGAGAGAGGACGAGTACGGGACGGATCTGACGAAATTCGGCCGTGAAGTCATCGCCGCGGTCAAGGGCGAAATGCCGGAAGACATGCCGCTCATTCTGCGTATTTCCGCTCAGGAGTACGTCGAAGGCGGTTATGGCATTAAGGAAAGCCTGGAATTCAGCAAGGCGTTCAAGGAAGCGGGCGTAGACATCTTCCATATCAGCGCCGGCGGGGAAGGGCCAATCACTGCAGCCGGCCGCCCGGGCACGCATGCCGCATACCAGGTGCCGCTTGCAAGAGCCATCAAGGAGGGCTTGGACGTTCCGGTCATCGCGGTCGGCCGTCTGGACGATCCCGCGCTTGCCAACGCGGTTGTCGGCAACGAAGACGCGGATCTGATTGCCGTTGGACGCGGCATGCTGAAGAACCCTTACTGGCCGCTTGCGGCTGCAGCCGAGCTGCGTAAGGAGACGGAAATTCCCAGACAGTACGAGCGCGGATTCGCTATCTGA
- a CDS encoding Cof-type HAD-IIB family hydrolase, whose translation MAYKIVFFDIDGTLVNEEKEIPADTLEAVSRLKENGVEPVIATGRAPYFIKPLLNKLGIDSYVCLNGAYVVYKGKTLHKQPLAKETIQALIDLAGRHKHSLVFQGEHTYYADSENHPYITESVNTLKVEHPGFDPGFWKSNEIYQMFLHCESHEEALYEELLSRLRLIRWHPLAMDVLPPGSSKAKGIEAMLDTLGISREESVAFGDGLNDKEMLESAGLGIAMGNSHEELIPYADYVTDHVDEGGIYNGLVKAGLI comes from the coding sequence ATGGCCTATAAAATTGTATTTTTCGATATCGACGGAACGTTGGTGAACGAGGAGAAGGAGATTCCGGCGGATACGCTTGAGGCCGTTTCCAGGCTAAAGGAAAACGGTGTGGAGCCGGTTATCGCCACGGGGCGCGCGCCTTATTTTATCAAGCCTTTGCTAAACAAGCTGGGTATTGACTCCTATGTATGCCTGAACGGGGCCTATGTCGTGTATAAAGGCAAGACCTTGCACAAGCAGCCTTTGGCCAAGGAAACGATCCAGGCGCTGATTGACCTGGCGGGCCGGCATAAGCATTCGCTGGTGTTCCAGGGCGAGCATACCTATTACGCGGACAGCGAGAACCACCCGTACATAACCGAATCCGTGAATACGCTTAAAGTGGAGCATCCGGGCTTTGACCCCGGCTTCTGGAAAAGCAACGAGATTTACCAGATGTTCCTCCACTGCGAGAGCCATGAGGAAGCCTTATATGAAGAGCTGCTGTCCCGTCTTCGGCTGATTCGCTGGCATCCTCTCGCTATGGACGTGCTTCCGCCGGGAAGCTCCAAGGCGAAGGGGATCGAGGCGATGCTGGACACGCTGGGCATCAGCCGCGAGGAGTCGGTTGCGTTTGGCGACGGCTTGAACGATAAGGAGATGCTGGAGTCAGCCGGGCTGGGCATCGCCATGGGGAACTCGCATGAAGAACTGATCCCCTATGCCGATTACGTGACCGACCATGTAGACGAAGGCGGCATTTATAACGGACTGGTCAAAGCCGGTTTGATTTAA
- a CDS encoding fumarylacetoacetate hydrolase family protein: MKLLQFIKDGQVKLGVKTEQGIMDVELTARGSGLEAPVLMEDVIRDSEAVVPLLQDLVRGNSVWLKEEEIVYAPCVTRPQKIICVGLNYRSHAEESGLDTPSFPVLFSKFNNSLAAHRETIALPRGASQIDYEAELVLVIGKRTSGVTKEEALSCVFGYAIGNDLTARELQFRTGQWLLGKSLDGFAPVGPSVVTADEVDPGSLDIECRVNGELRQSANTRDMIFGCAELISYISEYMTLEPGDLIFTGTPEGVILGKPKADQTWLRSGDELTVSIEGLGTLENRLE; this comes from the coding sequence ATGAAGCTGCTTCAATTTATCAAGGACGGACAGGTAAAACTTGGTGTGAAGACAGAACAAGGCATTATGGATGTGGAATTAACGGCCCGCGGCAGCGGGCTTGAGGCTCCCGTTCTAATGGAAGATGTGATTAGGGACAGCGAGGCGGTCGTTCCTCTGCTTCAGGATCTTGTTCGCGGCAATTCGGTGTGGCTGAAGGAAGAGGAAATTGTGTATGCGCCTTGCGTTACGCGTCCCCAAAAAATCATTTGCGTCGGATTAAACTACCGAAGCCATGCGGAGGAGTCGGGGCTGGATACACCCTCGTTTCCGGTGCTGTTCAGCAAATTCAATAACAGTCTGGCCGCCCACCGGGAGACGATTGCCCTGCCGCGCGGCGCGTCGCAGATCGACTACGAAGCGGAGCTTGTGCTGGTCATCGGAAAGCGGACGTCCGGGGTGACGAAGGAGGAGGCGCTTTCCTGCGTGTTCGGCTATGCGATCGGCAATGATCTGACCGCGAGAGAGTTGCAGTTCCGCACAGGCCAGTGGCTGCTTGGCAAATCGCTGGACGGGTTTGCTCCGGTCGGTCCTTCCGTTGTTACGGCCGATGAAGTCGATCCCGGCAGCCTGGACATCGAGTGCCGGGTGAACGGAGAGCTGCGCCAGTCTGCGAATACGCGGGACATGATCTTCGGCTGCGCGGAGCTGATCAGCTATATTTCGGAATATATGACGCTGGAACCGGGGGATCTGATCTTCACCGGCACGCCGGAAGGCGTGATTCTCGGGAAGCCGAAGGCAGATCAGACGTGGCTGCGTTCCGGGGATGAGCTGACGGTTAGCATCGAGGGATTGGGCACGCTGGAGAACCGGCTGGAGTAG
- a CDS encoding MerR family transcriptional regulator produces the protein MSLNMQYTIGQVAEKSNLSIHTLRYYEKEGILPFIKRNESGIRIYEDEHIEWLNFICCLRDTGMSISQLKEFVELTVKGDATIEERIQMLELQKKTIQDQVNTLMSYIGMIDFKIGMYSEAKDKVQSAGQTG, from the coding sequence ATGAGCCTCAACATGCAATACACGATCGGTCAAGTTGCTGAGAAGTCGAATTTGTCGATCCACACCTTGAGATATTATGAAAAAGAAGGCATTCTGCCGTTCATCAAACGAAACGAAAGCGGCATCCGCATTTATGAGGATGAACATATCGAGTGGCTGAACTTCATATGCTGCCTCCGTGATACGGGCATGTCCATTTCGCAGTTGAAGGAATTTGTCGAGCTTACCGTGAAAGGCGACGCAACCATTGAAGAGCGTATACAAATGCTTGAGCTGCAGAAGAAGACCATTCAAGATCAGGTCAATACTCTGATGTCCTATATCGGGATGATTGACTTCAAGATCGGCATGTACTCCGAGGCCAAAGACAAAGTCCAGAGCGCCGGACAAACAGGATGA
- a CDS encoding RNA-guided endonuclease TnpB family protein: MKVVKTLKHPIISHHRMLDATLHVYQEALSFLITVIQEQFMSLASLSTQAVVTAVERLTHRTRHNPDPLYAEFDQRFYKFPSYFRRSAIAEAFGIVKSHHSRFQLWQAERQHAQQEGKCFSKKPPILQAQHQAFPCLYKGNMFIRTSDTTANIKVFHQGDWVWLPITFKGQDLFKRNVWSMKECNPTLVRKGKRYALHIAYEGDVKLTQAKPSKQRVCAVDLGLTNSAVCSVMDASGTVLARTFINQAKEKDRMRQITGKLKQAQRQSGRGAKPNFWRRMNGLQTHIVHDTAHQILAFAHKHRAEVIVMEYLGKMRLPKGTWGAKRFRAKLQFWAKRRIQTKVTEMAHFLGMRVSMVNSANTSALAFDGSGFVQRNTKRDVAVFATGKTYHADLNASYNIGARYVLRSIQKSTSEKTWLSLEAKDPSLEKRTYWTLASLIRVQQALSL; the protein is encoded by the coding sequence ATGAAGGTGGTCAAAACACTCAAACATCCGATTATATCTCACCACCGCATGCTGGATGCGACTCTCCATGTATACCAAGAGGCGCTGTCGTTTTTGATTACGGTCATTCAAGAGCAGTTTATGTCCTTGGCATCGTTATCCACCCAAGCGGTGGTGACGGCGGTAGAACGGCTGACTCATCGCACCAGACACAACCCGGATCCACTCTACGCCGAATTCGATCAACGCTTTTATAAATTTCCTTCGTACTTCCGCAGAAGTGCTATTGCCGAAGCGTTTGGCATTGTGAAAAGTCATCATTCCCGTTTTCAGCTTTGGCAAGCCGAGCGGCAACACGCCCAGCAAGAAGGGAAATGCTTTTCGAAGAAACCTCCGATACTCCAAGCCCAGCATCAAGCGTTCCCTTGCTTGTACAAAGGAAATATGTTCATTCGAACCTCTGATACGACAGCCAACATCAAGGTGTTTCATCAAGGTGATTGGGTATGGCTCCCCATTACCTTTAAAGGGCAGGATCTATTTAAACGTAACGTGTGGAGCATGAAAGAATGCAACCCCACATTGGTTCGGAAAGGAAAACGCTATGCCCTTCATATCGCCTATGAGGGGGATGTGAAGCTGACTCAGGCGAAACCTTCCAAGCAGCGGGTGTGTGCCGTTGATTTGGGGTTAACGAATTCAGCAGTCTGTTCCGTGATGGACGCAAGCGGCACTGTCTTGGCGAGGACCTTTATCAACCAAGCCAAAGAGAAAGACCGGATGCGCCAAATCACAGGCAAACTGAAACAAGCCCAGCGACAATCCGGTAGAGGGGCAAAACCGAATTTCTGGCGGCGGATGAACGGCTTACAGACGCATATCGTCCACGATACCGCGCATCAAATCCTCGCCTTTGCCCACAAGCACCGCGCAGAGGTCATTGTCATGGAGTATTTAGGCAAGATGCGTCTGCCTAAAGGAACATGGGGAGCCAAGCGGTTTCGTGCCAAACTCCAGTTTTGGGCGAAACGGCGCATCCAAACGAAAGTGACCGAAATGGCTCATTTCTTGGGGATGCGGGTTTCCATGGTCAACTCTGCAAATACAAGTGCGCTTGCTTTTGACGGTAGTGGGTTTGTACAACGCAACACAAAGCGTGATGTTGCTGTATTCGCAACAGGCAAAACGTATCACGCGGACCTCAATGCCTCGTATAACATCGGCGCACGATACGTGCTACGCAGTATACAAAAATCCACATCTGAAAAGACGTGGTTGTCCTTGGAGGCCAAAGACCCTTCATTGGAAAAACGAACGTATTGGACGTTGGCTTCCCTCATTCGGGTGCAACAGGCACTGAGTCTTTAG